In one window of Gossypium hirsutum isolate 1008001.06 chromosome A01, Gossypium_hirsutum_v2.1, whole genome shotgun sequence DNA:
- the LOC107925497 gene encoding protein WHAT'S THIS FACTOR 9, mitochondrial — MLSMELWRRFPHRLLLIRSFVDARIKWVRDPYLDIAVEREKNLKEILSLKNQILSSPSKSLPLSSLSPLKSHFNLPTSTSKLFQNYPSIFSPFQPSPSLPLHVKLTPQAMTLHKEELAIHNSPLHRNDVVNRLAKLLMLTKAGRLPLHILDKFKFDLGLPTNYITFLLSDCPDYFQICEYKNPSDGKETLFLELISWRNELAISEMEKRASFSDSVKLKKGLPLRFSMKLPNGFDLEKKVKNWVDTWQDLPYISPYENSFHLGPNSDQAEKWTVAVLHEFLWLLVSKKTEGKNVFCLGEYLGFENRFKKAVMRFPGIFYVSNKIRTQTVVLKEAYRKDFLMEKHPLMGMRFRYIHLMNKSEKFRKRDGVPVFRRKRKVMSNADKGEVIKEDKNVEENKDLNLLSGSGSKDGF; from the coding sequence ATGCTAAGCATGGAGCTCTGGAGAAGATTCCCTCACCGGCTGCTTCTAATCCGCAGCTTCGTTGACGCCAGGATCAAGTGGGTTCGTGACCCATACCTAGACATTGCCGTCGAAAGAGAGAAAAACCTCAAAGAAATCCTTTCCCTCAAAAACCAAATCCTCTCCTCTCCCTCCAAATCCCTCCCCCTTTCCTCTCTCTCCCCTCTCAAATCCCACTTCAATCTCCCCACCTCTACTTCCAAGCTCTTTCAAAATTACCCTTCCATTTTCTCCCCCTTCCAACCCTCTCCCTCTCTTCCTCTCCACGTCAAGCTCACCCCTCAAGCTATGACTCTGCACAAAGAGGAGCTAGCTATTCACAACTCTCCCCTCCATCGAAACGACGTCGTAAACAGGTTGGCTAAGCTCTTAATGCTGACTAAAGCAGGTAGGCTGCCTTTACATATCTTAGACAAGTTCAAATTTGATCTCGGCCTTCCCACTAATTATATTACCTTTCTTCTTTCTGATTGTCCTGATTATTTCCAAATTTGTGAATATAAAAACCCTTCTGATGGAAAAGAAACCCTTTTTTTAGAGCTTATTTCTTGGAGGAATGAACTTGCCATTTCCGAAATGGAAAAGAGAGCTTCTTTTTCTGACAGCGTGAAATTGAAAAAAGGATTGCCGTTAAGGTTTTCGATGAAATTACCCAATGGGTTTGATTTAGAGAAGAAGGTGAAGAATTGGGTTGACACATGGCAAGATTTGCCTTACATTTCACCTTACGAAAATTCATTTCATTTAGGGCCTAATAGTGACCAGGCGGAGAAATGGACTGTGGCAGTGCTTCACGAGTTCTTGTGGCTGTTGGTGTCAAAGAAGACTGAAGGAAAGAATGTGTTTTGTTTGGGAGAGTATTTAGGGTTCGAGAACCGATTTAAGAAGGCGGTGATGCGTTTTCCGGGGATATTTTATGTTTCGAATAAGATTAGGACACAGACCGTGGTGCTTAAGGAAGCTTATAGGAAAGATTTCTTGATGGAGAAGCATCCATTGATGGGTATGCGGTTTAGGTATATTCATCTTATGAATAAGTCGGAAAAGTTTCGAAAAAGAGATGGTGTTCCAGTGTTTAGGAGGAAAAGAAAGGTTATGTCAAATGCTGATAAAGGGGAAGTTATAAAAGAAGATAAGAATGTGGAGGAAAATAAGGATTTAAACTTGTTGTCTGGTTCGGGATCTAAGGATGGTTTTTGA